In Aquimarina sp. TRL1, a single window of DNA contains:
- a CDS encoding DUF6046 domain-containing protein, with protein MANFSIDALKRKTLGDYSAYKKTEESNIGVGTSLRKNHLGTPYFMDLIIDGKTFPNEPLITINGQKRIVETVVTGSNRRGTVKELISADDYRIRIEGICFDQKRQYPQKQVEEIISICEENRALPVKNDLLELFNVHSLVIKSYSFDKMQGQPHMQKYIINAISDEDFYAIIKEKDNVRISK; from the coding sequence ATGGCTAATTTTTCAATCGACGCCTTAAAGCGTAAAACATTAGGGGATTATTCTGCCTATAAGAAGACAGAAGAATCTAACATAGGAGTGGGAACTTCCCTTAGGAAAAATCATTTGGGTACGCCATATTTTATGGATTTGATAATTGATGGAAAAACATTTCCGAATGAACCATTAATTACAATTAATGGGCAAAAACGAATTGTCGAAACAGTGGTAACCGGAAGCAACCGAAGGGGAACAGTTAAAGAGCTTATTTCTGCAGATGATTACAGAATAAGAATAGAGGGAATATGTTTTGATCAAAAGCGGCAATATCCTCAAAAACAAGTAGAGGAAATAATTTCTATTTGTGAAGAAAATCGAGCTTTGCCAGTAAAAAATGATCTTTTGGAGCTTTTCAATGTGCATTCCCTTGTGATTAAATCATACTCATTTGATAAAATGCAAGGGCAGCCACATATGCAGAAATATATTATTAATGCGATTTCGGATGAAGATTTTTACGCCATTATAAAAGAGAAAGATAATGTACGTATTAGCAAGTAA
- a CDS encoding late control protein yields MYVLASKIFIGDYIFTRINEVSIVKSVDLLSDTAVIKMPASAMFGNENTGFKKSRLENQIKAGDPVKIQLSYKGEYENTEFIGYVAFVKPNTPTVSIECEDAMYFLRKKRIHKNFGSTTLKTIISHIVSGTDIQLAGNIPTVNFDKFILKNVNGCKALQKITEEYGLAIYLNDQQQLYAGLRQEIASPKTVYFDLFKNVVSHDLRYRREEDVRLMVKVIGVNKDNTKIEVVVGDTDGEQRTLHKYNVSDKGILKRIGQSELKNLKYTGYEGSLTSFLIPYVTRGMSVSVWDSNFPERNGIYFVSKVTTTFGVNGARRKIELGRKLSYE; encoded by the coding sequence ATGTACGTATTAGCAAGTAAGATATTTATAGGTGATTACATCTTTACCAGAATAAATGAAGTCAGCATCGTAAAATCTGTTGACTTACTTTCTGATACTGCAGTAATAAAAATGCCGGCATCTGCAATGTTTGGCAATGAAAATACAGGCTTTAAAAAGTCTCGTCTTGAAAATCAGATAAAGGCGGGTGATCCTGTAAAAATACAACTGTCTTATAAGGGAGAATATGAAAATACAGAATTTATAGGGTATGTGGCTTTTGTAAAGCCAAATACTCCTACTGTAAGTATAGAGTGTGAAGATGCTATGTATTTTTTGCGTAAAAAGCGCATTCATAAGAATTTTGGCTCCACAACATTAAAAACAATTATCTCTCACATAGTTTCAGGTACAGACATACAATTAGCTGGAAATATTCCAACTGTAAATTTTGACAAATTCATCCTGAAAAATGTAAACGGCTGTAAGGCGTTACAGAAGATAACAGAAGAATATGGCTTGGCAATCTATTTAAACGATCAACAACAGCTATATGCAGGATTACGGCAAGAAATTGCCAGCCCAAAAACGGTCTATTTCGATTTGTTTAAAAATGTAGTGTCTCACGATCTAAGGTATAGACGTGAAGAAGATGTTCGCTTAATGGTTAAAGTCATTGGAGTAAACAAAGACAACACAAAAATAGAGGTGGTTGTTGGCGATACAGACGGTGAGCAAAGAACATTGCATAAATATAATGTTTCTGATAAAGGGATACTAAAGCGTATCGGGCAAAGTGAATTAAAAAACCTTAAATACACAGGTTATGAAGGTTCTCTCACCTCTTTTTTAATACCCTATGTAACTAGAGGTATGAGTGTAAGTGTTTGGGATTCCAATTTTCCAGAGCGAAACGGAATCTATTTTGTATCGAAAGTGACAACCACATTTGGAGTAAACGGAGCACGACGGAAGATTGAACTTGGAAGAAAATTAAGCTATGAGTAA
- a CDS encoding phage holin family protein produces the protein MKTINFLIQAFGFLNTDDFYKSTFGAISLKAIKWSCFLAVFELFLKEYLGLDLIVFFAFVLLIIAEYITGIKAARKQGKRFESRKAGRMIFKICIYLFVIFLLFSFSKAISVPEIAGLEINPFSWLYYTVFFAIVFQLFVSYLENLGTLGYKESKTIVGIILRKYNEKFEFDGKKRDTGIE, from the coding sequence ATGAAAACTATAAATTTTTTAATCCAAGCCTTTGGCTTTTTAAATACCGATGATTTCTATAAATCTACATTTGGCGCAATTAGTTTAAAGGCTATAAAATGGTCTTGCTTTTTGGCGGTTTTTGAACTGTTTTTAAAGGAATATTTAGGATTAGACCTTATCGTATTTTTTGCCTTCGTATTACTAATTATTGCAGAGTATATAACAGGTATTAAAGCAGCCAGAAAACAGGGAAAACGATTTGAAAGTCGCAAAGCCGGGCGAATGATTTTTAAAATCTGTATTTACCTGTTTGTTATCTTTTTGCTCTTTTCTTTTTCAAAAGCAATCTCTGTTCCTGAGATCGCAGGATTAGAAATTAATCCTTTTTCTTGGTTGTATTATACAGTCTTTTTTGCAATCGTATTTCAGCTGTTTGTTTCTTACTTAGAAAATCTCGGCACATTAGGTTACAAGGAATCAAAAACAATCGTCGGAATAATTCTAAGAAAATATAACGAAAAATTTGAGTTCGATGGAAAAAAAAGAGATACAGGTATTGAATAA
- a CDS encoding nucleotidyltransferase, with protein sequence MARKIKEIQQQMLSELSRTKELNALETLIDSELNSLVELTSTSKVAIWRLFLYVVAVSIWTIEKSFDLLKEQVLDLIYRLRPHTPSWYRDKTLLFQYGHALKPERDYYDNKNLTTAQIIKSKVVKYAAVVEISSRLYIKVAGEKDGERIMLPTEQVQALQHYLSLIRDAGVKIKIINRPADLLALHIDAYYDPSLLDTQGARIDGSDNEPLQNGIKEYLKKFEFNGEMVLTKLVNHLEKIKGIKMPVIKYAAYKYGNNPTWTKIDEIYQTDAGHMKIEELKINWIKRDV encoded by the coding sequence ATGGCTAGAAAAATTAAGGAAATACAACAACAAATGCTCTCTGAATTATCAAGAACCAAGGAGTTAAATGCCTTAGAGACGTTAATCGATAGTGAGTTGAATTCGTTAGTGGAACTAACATCTACTTCAAAAGTAGCTATATGGCGATTGTTTTTGTATGTCGTAGCTGTTTCTATTTGGACAATCGAAAAATCTTTCGATTTACTAAAAGAGCAAGTTCTCGATTTAATTTATCGCTTAAGACCACATACGCCTTCATGGTATAGAGATAAGACACTCCTCTTTCAATATGGGCATGCTTTAAAACCAGAGCGCGATTACTACGACAACAAAAACCTCACAACTGCGCAGATCATTAAAAGTAAGGTAGTAAAATATGCTGCTGTTGTTGAAATATCTTCCCGATTATATATTAAAGTAGCCGGAGAAAAAGACGGAGAAAGAATCATGCTTCCAACAGAACAAGTGCAAGCGCTGCAGCATTATTTGAGTCTGATAAGAGATGCGGGGGTAAAAATAAAAATAATCAATCGTCCTGCGGATTTACTGGCGCTTCATATAGATGCGTATTACGATCCTTCGTTACTCGATACTCAGGGAGCAAGAATTGACGGCAGCGACAATGAACCGCTCCAAAATGGAATCAAAGAATATTTAAAAAAGTTTGAATTCAACGGGGAGATGGTATTGACTAAGCTAGTTAATCACTTAGAAAAGATTAAAGGAATCAAAATGCCTGTAATTAAATATGCCGCCTATAAGTATGGGAATAATCCAACATGGACGAAAATAGACGAGATATATCAGACTGACGCAGGACATATGAAAATTGAAGAATTAAAAATTAATTGGATTAAAAGAGATGTATAA
- a CDS encoding YheT family hydrolase, protein MPIISSSYSPSYLFRNGHISTIYPNLFRKVSGVIQQRERIELKDRDFIDLDWSYSTVQASKLCILIHGLEGNGQRQYITGLAKYLNQNNWDTVAINLRNCSGEPNRKYRSYYAGVSEDLDFIINYISSSYAYSSLSICGFSLGGNVLLKYLGEGREIPSQVCSGVAISTPCNLYDSLLQLNKPENVLYRIRFLRHLKKKLLEKQILFPDKIRISDIKKCKNLIDIDNLYTSVAHGYTNALDYYQKCSSKQFLPSIKIPSLIINAKNDTFLGADCYPYTEASQNKNVFLETPDFGGHVGYYLPNHVFYNEIRTFEFIEEHL, encoded by the coding sequence ATGCCTATAATTTCATCATCCTACTCCCCTTCTTATCTATTTAGAAATGGTCATATCTCTACTATATATCCTAATCTTTTCAGAAAAGTAAGTGGAGTCATCCAACAACGAGAAAGAATCGAATTAAAAGATCGGGATTTTATCGACCTTGATTGGAGTTATAGCACAGTGCAAGCCTCTAAATTATGCATCTTAATTCACGGTCTAGAAGGGAATGGACAACGACAATATATAACCGGACTCGCCAAATATCTAAATCAAAACAATTGGGATACTGTAGCGATCAATCTCAGAAATTGTAGTGGAGAACCCAACAGGAAATACCGTTCGTATTACGCTGGAGTTAGTGAAGATCTGGATTTCATTATCAATTACATAAGTTCTTCTTATGCATATTCATCCTTATCAATCTGTGGATTTAGCCTGGGAGGTAATGTATTACTAAAATATCTAGGAGAGGGAAGAGAAATCCCATCTCAAGTATGCTCAGGGGTAGCCATTTCTACCCCATGTAATTTATATGATTCCTTACTTCAGTTAAACAAGCCTGAAAATGTACTCTATAGAATACGTTTCTTGAGACACCTAAAAAAGAAGTTACTGGAAAAACAGATCTTATTCCCTGATAAAATTAGAATCTCAGACATTAAAAAGTGTAAAAACCTGATCGACATTGATAATTTATATACAAGTGTAGCTCATGGGTATACGAATGCGCTGGATTACTATCAAAAGTGTAGCAGCAAACAATTTTTACCTTCTATCAAGATTCCTTCCTTAATTATCAATGCTAAAAATGATACTTTTTTAGGAGCAGATTGCTATCCATATACCGAAGCATCACAAAATAAAAATGTATTCTTAGAAACTCCTGATTTTGGAGGGCATGTAGGATACTATCTACCTAATCACGTCTTTTACAATGAAATTAGAACCTTTGAATTTATTGAGGAACACCTTTGA
- a CDS encoding thioesterase family protein has product MYTKDFDIRWSDIDANRHLANSAYQNFMSHTRMAFLIAYGFGHKEMANFEIGPVIFYEHIYYYREAFQGKPITVSLELTGLSEDGAFFEFTHNFYDYKGRNLAYCEMMGAWMNLRDRKINPLPSSVKGIIAAFPKAENFRILTKEDTRKHGKKPKDIAMS; this is encoded by the coding sequence ATGTATACAAAAGATTTTGACATTAGATGGAGCGATATTGATGCGAATCGTCATTTAGCAAATAGTGCTTATCAAAATTTTATGAGTCATACCCGTATGGCATTTTTGATAGCGTATGGTTTTGGGCATAAAGAAATGGCGAATTTTGAGATAGGTCCCGTTATTTTTTATGAACATATTTATTATTATCGGGAAGCTTTTCAGGGGAAGCCAATTACAGTAAGTTTGGAGTTAACAGGGTTGAGTGAAGATGGTGCTTTTTTTGAGTTTACACATAATTTTTATGACTACAAGGGAAGAAACCTGGCATATTGTGAGATGATGGGAGCATGGATGAATCTAAGAGATAGAAAAATCAACCCATTACCCTCTTCTGTTAAAGGGATAATAGCAGCTTTTCCCAAAGCTGAAAACTTCAGAATTCTAACAAAAGAAGATACAAGGAAACACGGCAAAAAGCCAAAGGATATAGCTATGAGTTAA
- a CDS encoding DMT family transporter yields MSKRTLALIAASFVAIFYGANFTIAKDVMPHYIQPFGFIVLRVLGTMLLFWAISFLGPKEKIAPKDFKRITAAAFFGVALNMLAFFEGLNLTTPISASVLMITAPIIVLILSVIFLKEKASIIKIIGVLTGLSGALLIILYGKGNSLTASNPTLGNFLVFVNAASYACYIIVVKKITQKYHPFTFMKWMYTIGFFMVLPFGYEQITQMQPAHIPLDGYLKIGYVILFATFGTYVLNIFAIRELKPTTVAVFIYLQPLLASIFAIALGSDHLDSIKIVAAIIIFTGVYLVTKPTAQNKKKINS; encoded by the coding sequence ATGAGTAAAAGAACTCTTGCCCTTATTGCTGCTAGCTTTGTAGCTATATTCTACGGTGCGAATTTTACTATTGCCAAAGATGTAATGCCACATTACATTCAGCCTTTTGGTTTTATTGTTCTTCGGGTATTAGGAACCATGCTCTTATTTTGGGCAATTAGTTTCTTAGGACCAAAAGAAAAGATAGCTCCCAAAGATTTTAAACGTATCACTGCAGCTGCTTTTTTTGGTGTAGCTCTAAACATGTTGGCTTTTTTTGAAGGGCTAAACTTAACTACTCCTATCAGCGCATCTGTATTAATGATCACGGCTCCTATTATTGTTCTTATTCTATCCGTTATTTTTCTAAAAGAAAAAGCCAGCATAATAAAAATCATAGGAGTGCTCACCGGGCTTTCGGGGGCATTATTGATCATTTTATACGGAAAAGGAAATAGTCTAACGGCTTCGAATCCTACATTAGGTAATTTTTTGGTTTTCGTCAATGCTGCATCCTATGCTTGTTATATTATTGTAGTAAAAAAAATCACGCAAAAGTACCACCCATTTACCTTTATGAAGTGGATGTATACCATTGGTTTTTTTATGGTACTTCCATTTGGCTACGAGCAAATCACCCAAATGCAACCAGCACACATCCCTCTTGATGGGTATTTAAAAATAGGATACGTAATCCTTTTTGCGACATTTGGAACCTATGTTTTAAACATCTTTGCTATCCGTGAGCTAAAACCAACTACTGTTGCTGTTTTTATTTATTTACAACCACTTTTGGCATCTATTTTTGCTATTGCTCTAGGAAGTGATCATCTGGACAGCATTAAAATTGTAGCAGCCATTATAATCTTTACAGGAGTATACCTGGTAACCAAACCTACTGCTCAAAACAAAAAAAAGATTAACTCATAG
- a CDS encoding arsenate reductase family protein yields the protein MKKIYHLSSCDTCKRILKELAPDTSFELQDIKSDAITPEQLEEMKTLAGNYESLFSKRARLYKERDLKNQHLTEGDFKALLLEHYTFLKRPVIINGTSIFIGNSKKTIEAAKASI from the coding sequence ATGAAAAAAATATATCACTTATCCAGCTGTGATACCTGCAAGCGAATTTTGAAAGAACTTGCTCCTGATACGAGTTTTGAACTACAAGACATAAAGTCTGATGCTATCACTCCTGAGCAATTAGAAGAAATGAAAACACTTGCCGGGAATTATGAGTCATTGTTCAGCAAAAGAGCTCGTTTATACAAAGAAAGAGATCTCAAAAACCAACACCTAACCGAGGGAGATTTCAAAGCCTTACTATTAGAACATTATACTTTTTTGAAACGTCCAGTTATTATCAACGGAACATCCATATTCATCGGAAACTCAAAAAAAACGATAGAAGCCGCCAAAGCTTCCATATAA
- a CDS encoding DinB family protein → MKEKLRITHVNRKLMKKILDSYSLEALNTVPEGFSNNLIWNVAHVVVTQQLLVYKLSGLPMMLDEEMVETYRKGTKTERDATQEEVDKVKELLFATLDQTEKDIEAGVFKKYTEYPTSTGFVLETIEDAMDFNNFHEGIHLGYILAMKKGL, encoded by the coding sequence ATGAAAGAAAAACTTCGTATCACTCATGTGAACAGGAAATTAATGAAAAAAATATTAGACTCCTATTCTTTAGAGGCACTTAATACTGTTCCGGAAGGGTTTTCTAATAACTTAATTTGGAACGTAGCGCATGTTGTTGTGACACAGCAACTACTGGTGTATAAATTGAGTGGGTTGCCTATGATGTTGGATGAGGAAATGGTCGAGACATACAGAAAAGGGACTAAAACAGAAAGAGATGCTACTCAGGAAGAAGTTGATAAAGTAAAAGAACTGTTATTCGCTACTTTAGATCAAACAGAGAAAGATATAGAAGCGGGGGTATTTAAGAAATATACAGAGTATCCGACGAGTACAGGATTCGTGTTAGAAACAATAGAAGATGCGATGGATTTTAATAACTTTCATGAAGGGATCCATTTGGGGTATATACTGGCGATGAAAAAAGGATTATAA
- a CDS encoding DUF3298 and DUF4163 domain-containing protein produces the protein MIWTKTYFSKNIIGILCISILLSACNKVESLTFQTSKITTDSLFPEECRDIDCANIEINLIEAIENSALAEAVNSEIEKVITADLTMSQETAESTIQKAAIDFNDVFKKNIEEFPDETHLYEAIFNTSVSLQNDYLISILVNKYTYTGGAHGNSYSTYLNISKKNGKLIPTDQLFADKQLFLKVAESVFRKSQKIPSDAPINSTGFFFENDVFSLPENIGFTDQEVILYYNTYEVNSYANGPIEVKINREEIDTALSSEVL, from the coding sequence ATGATTTGGACAAAAACTTACTTCTCTAAAAATATAATTGGAATTCTCTGTATTTCTATCCTCTTATCTGCCTGCAATAAGGTTGAATCATTAACATTCCAAACCTCAAAAATAACCACCGACTCTTTATTTCCTGAAGAATGTAGAGATATTGATTGTGCCAATATCGAGATAAACCTTATTGAAGCAATCGAAAACTCGGCATTAGCAGAAGCTGTAAATTCAGAAATAGAAAAGGTAATCACTGCTGATCTAACCATGAGTCAGGAAACCGCCGAATCTACCATACAAAAAGCAGCTATAGATTTTAATGATGTGTTTAAAAAAAATATTGAGGAATTCCCTGACGAAACTCATCTTTATGAGGCGATCTTTAATACTTCAGTTTCTCTTCAAAATGACTATTTAATATCTATTCTGGTTAATAAGTACACATACACAGGAGGAGCCCATGGAAATAGTTATTCTACTTATCTAAACATTTCAAAAAAAAATGGTAAGCTTATACCAACTGATCAATTATTTGCCGACAAGCAGTTATTTCTGAAAGTAGCAGAGTCTGTTTTTCGAAAATCTCAAAAAATCCCTTCTGACGCTCCTATAAACAGTACCGGGTTCTTTTTCGAAAATGATGTTTTTTCACTTCCTGAAAATATTGGATTCACAGATCAGGAAGTGATATTATATTACAACACATATGAGGTAAACTCCTATGCGAATGGTCCTATCGAAGTAAAAATTAACAGGGAAGAGATTGATACGGCTCTTTCTTCAGAAGTTTTATAA
- a CDS encoding cystathionine gamma-synthase — protein MKFNTKTIHGGQEHDPAYGSVMPPIYQTSTYAQTTPGGHKGYEYSRTHNPTRNALENSLASIENGTHGLAFGSGLAAIDAVIKLLQPGDEVISTNDLYGGTYRLFTKIFEGFGIKFHFVGMENADKIERYITDKTKLIWVETPTNPMMNIIDVASIASIAKKHQILLAVDNTFATPYLQRPLDLGADIVMHSATKYLGGHSDVVMGALIVKDEKIAERLYFIQNASGAVCGPQDSFLVLRGIKTLHVRMQRHCENGEAIAKYLKTHPKVDKVYWPGFEDHPNHHIAKEQMDGFGGMISFTTKEDSLAGAVQVVEKLKVFTLAESLGGVESLAGHPASMTHASIPKEEREKTGVKDSLIRLSVGIEDMDDLIADLEQALSN, from the coding sequence ATGAAATTTAATACAAAAACGATACATGGAGGGCAAGAACATGATCCGGCATATGGATCGGTAATGCCACCAATCTATCAGACATCTACCTATGCACAAACTACCCCTGGAGGGCATAAAGGATATGAGTATAGTAGAACGCATAATCCTACAAGAAATGCTTTGGAGAATTCTCTGGCAAGTATAGAAAACGGAACACATGGATTGGCTTTTGGTTCCGGGTTGGCAGCGATTGATGCAGTTATAAAACTATTACAACCAGGAGATGAAGTGATCAGTACAAATGATTTATATGGAGGAACGTACCGCTTATTCACCAAGATCTTTGAAGGATTTGGGATTAAATTTCATTTTGTAGGAATGGAGAATGCTGATAAAATTGAGCGTTATATTACAGATAAGACGAAACTTATTTGGGTAGAAACTCCAACCAATCCTATGATGAATATTATTGACGTAGCTTCTATTGCTTCTATTGCTAAAAAACATCAGATTCTTTTGGCGGTCGATAATACATTTGCTACCCCATACCTGCAAAGACCATTGGACTTGGGAGCAGATATCGTTATGCATAGTGCAACAAAATACTTAGGCGGACATAGTGATGTGGTGATGGGGGCTTTAATTGTTAAAGATGAAAAGATAGCAGAACGCCTGTATTTTATACAAAATGCGAGTGGAGCTGTTTGTGGTCCTCAGGATAGCTTTTTAGTGCTAAGAGGAATTAAGACATTACATGTCCGAATGCAAAGACATTGTGAAAACGGAGAAGCAATTGCGAAATACCTAAAGACACACCCCAAAGTAGATAAAGTATACTGGCCTGGTTTCGAGGATCATCCGAATCACCATATTGCCAAAGAACAAATGGATGGTTTTGGAGGAATGATTTCTTTTACAACTAAAGAAGACTCATTAGCAGGAGCTGTACAGGTGGTTGAAAAGTTAAAGGTTTTTACCTTGGCAGAATCCCTGGGAGGTGTAGAAAGCTTGGCAGGTCACCCGGCAAGTATGACACATGCCTCTATTCCTAAAGAAGAACGAGAGAAAACAGGTGTTAAAGATTCTTTGATTCGATTGAGTGTGGGAATAGAAGATATGGATGATTTGATTGCTGATTTGGAACAAGCATTATCAAATTAA
- the gdhA gene encoding NADP-specific glutamate dehydrogenase: MKERIENFISSVEKRNANEPEFIQAVREVAETVIPFIDKNKKYQNAKLLERMVEPERVFMFRVPWTNDQGEIEINRGFRVQMNSAIGPYKGGLRFHPSVNLSILKFLAFEQTFKNSLTTLPMGGGKGGSDFNPKGKSDAEVMRFCQSFMTELSKYIGANTDVPAGDIGVGAREIGYLFGQYKRLRDEFTGVLTGKGLEYGGSLIRPEATGYGTVYFAESMLKTRGEDFNGKKVVISGSGNVAQFATEKAIELGATVVTLSDSSGYIVDEAGIDSEKLAFVKELKNVKRGRIKEYVEKYPEATYVEGKTPWTVKCDIALPCATQNELQEEDAKTLVSNGCICVGEGANMPCTADAVEVFLEAKILFSPGKASNAGGVATSGLEMSQNSLRYNWTREEVDAKLHQIMNDIHAKCVEYGTEEDGFVNYVKGANIAGFVKVADAMLAQGVV; this comes from the coding sequence ATGAAAGAAAGGATAGAAAATTTCATTAGTTCTGTAGAGAAGCGTAATGCTAACGAGCCAGAATTTATCCAAGCTGTTAGAGAAGTAGCAGAAACAGTAATACCTTTTATAGATAAAAATAAAAAGTATCAGAATGCAAAGCTTCTAGAGCGTATGGTCGAGCCGGAACGTGTATTTATGTTCAGAGTTCCTTGGACAAACGATCAGGGAGAAATAGAGATTAACAGAGGATTTCGTGTACAGATGAATTCTGCAATAGGACCTTATAAAGGAGGATTGCGATTCCATCCATCTGTGAACCTTAGTATTCTTAAGTTTTTAGCGTTTGAGCAAACGTTTAAAAATAGTTTGACAACACTTCCTATGGGAGGTGGAAAAGGAGGGTCAGATTTTAACCCAAAAGGAAAGTCAGATGCTGAAGTAATGCGTTTCTGTCAGAGCTTTATGACAGAGTTGTCTAAATATATCGGAGCAAATACGGATGTACCAGCAGGAGATATCGGTGTTGGAGCTCGTGAAATAGGATACTTGTTTGGACAGTACAAACGTTTGAGAGATGAATTTACAGGAGTACTTACAGGAAAAGGACTGGAGTATGGAGGATCTCTGATCAGACCAGAAGCTACCGGATATGGAACAGTATATTTTGCAGAAAGTATGCTAAAAACCAGAGGAGAAGATTTTAACGGGAAGAAAGTAGTTATATCTGGATCAGGAAATGTAGCGCAATTTGCAACAGAAAAAGCAATTGAACTGGGAGCTACTGTAGTTACATTATCAGATTCTTCAGGGTATATTGTTGATGAAGCAGGAATTGACTCAGAAAAACTAGCGTTTGTAAAAGAACTTAAAAACGTAAAAAGAGGTCGTATTAAAGAATATGTGGAGAAATATCCGGAAGCAACATACGTAGAAGGAAAAACGCCTTGGACTGTAAAATGTGATATAGCACTACCTTGTGCGACACAAAACGAACTACAGGAAGAAGATGCAAAAACATTGGTGAGCAATGGATGTATCTGTGTAGGAGAAGGAGCAAATATGCCTTGTACAGCAGATGCAGTAGAAGTGTTCTTAGAAGCTAAGATTTTATTCTCTCCAGGAAAAGCATCCAATGCGGGAGGAGTAGCTACTTCGGGATTAGAAATGTCTCAAAATTCACTTCGTTATAACTGGACAAGAGAAGAAGTAGATGCAAAATTACATCAGATCATGAATGATATTCACGCTAAATGTGTAGAATACGGAACAGAAGAAGATGGTTTTGTAAACTACGTAAAAGGAGCAAATATCGCTGGATTTGTAAAAGTTGCAGATGCCATGCTGGCACAAGGGGTAGTATAA
- the recO gene encoding DNA repair protein RecO translates to MVVTTAAIVIHSLRYGEADLIVTLFTRKYGVRSYLLKGVLKSKKGKLRAALFQPLTLLDIEAVHKDKNTLERIKEAKVRMPYQTLHLDFVKTSMVFFISEMLKSLIQEEETNEELYEYLETTFLWLDAHDQIGNFHIIFLIKLMQYLGCYPDISQMQFSWFNMYDGCFQSISTDAFCVEGVHVEAFKEFFGMTFEGSMNIKLTKKVRKDILNMILGYFELHLQGFSKPKSLSIINEIFR, encoded by the coding sequence ATGGTTGTTACAACTGCGGCAATTGTTATTCATTCATTGCGATATGGAGAGGCAGATTTGATAGTGACGTTATTCACTAGAAAATATGGAGTGCGCTCCTATCTTCTCAAAGGGGTGCTAAAGTCTAAGAAAGGAAAGTTAAGAGCAGCTTTATTCCAGCCACTTACCTTATTAGATATAGAAGCAGTCCATAAAGATAAAAATACGCTGGAACGAATAAAGGAAGCCAAAGTCCGAATGCCTTATCAGACACTTCATCTTGATTTTGTAAAAACATCCATGGTTTTTTTTATTTCAGAAATGCTAAAGAGTTTAATTCAGGAGGAAGAAACGAATGAGGAACTATATGAGTATCTGGAAACTACCTTTCTATGGTTAGATGCGCATGACCAGATAGGGAACTTCCATATTATTTTTTTAATTAAGCTGATGCAATATTTGGGATGTTATCCCGATATATCACAAATGCAATTTAGTTGGTTTAATATGTATGATGGATGTTTTCAGTCAATAAGTACCGATGCTTTTTGTGTAGAAGGAGTACATGTAGAAGCGTTTAAAGAGTTTTTCGGAATGACATTTGAGGGAAGTATGAATATCAAGTTAACGAAGAAAGTGCGTAAAGATATTCTTAACATGATATTAGGTTATTTTGAATTACATTTGCAAGGTTTTAGTAAACCAAAGTCACTTTCAATTATAAACGAAATTTTTAGATAA